A single region of the Brachypodium distachyon strain Bd21 chromosome 3, Brachypodium_distachyon_v3.0, whole genome shotgun sequence genome encodes:
- the LOC100829825 gene encoding thioredoxin-like 4, chloroplastic isoform X2 — protein sequence MIASFLPLPSSLSLLLPATTSGRSFAPYTSSTNPFPRAPLRLRRRQIYASAPTESSSEGEQRGSTNGSLPGLPPVEEDDEVCPVECVTEFKTDEEFTRFLERSRATGALVVVDFFRPSCGSCKYIEQGFMKLCKGSGDHGSPVIFLKHNVIDEYDEQSEVAERLRIKVVPLFHFYKDAVLVESFATRDKERIIATITKYTSPEQEEPQE from the exons ATGAtcgcctccttccttcccctcccctcctccctctcccttctcctccccgcaACCACCTCCGGCCGCTCCTTCGCGCCCTACACCAGTAGCACCAACCCTTTCCCACGAGCCCcactccgcctccgccgccgccagatcTACGCCTCCGCGCCGACGGAGAGCAGCAGCGAAGGCGAGCAGCGGGGGAGCACGAACGGGTCGCTGCCGGGCCTGCCTCccgtggaggaggacgacgaggtcTGCCCGGTGGAGTGCGTGACGGAGTTCAAGACGGACGAGGAGTTCACCCGCTTCCTGGAGCGGTCGAGGGCGACGGGCGCGCTGGTGGTTGTGGACTTCTTCCGGCCGTCGTGCGGCAGCTGCAAGTACATCGAGCAGGGCTTCATGAAGCTCTGCAAGGGCTCCGGCGACCACGGCTCCCCCGTCATCTTCCTCAAGCACAAC GTTATCGACGAGTACGACGAGCAGTCGGAGGTGGCAGAGCGGCTGCGCATCAAGGTGGTTCCGCTGTTCCATTTCTACAAGGACGCCGTCTTGGTGGAGTCGTTCGCCACCAGGGATAAGGAGAGGATCATCGCCACAATTACCAAGTACACCTCACCCGA GCAGGAGGAACCGCAGGAGTAA
- the LOC100829825 gene encoding thioredoxin-like 4, chloroplastic isoform X3, protein MIASFLPLPSSLSLLLPATTSGRSFAPYTSSTNPFPRAPLRLRRRQIYASAPTESSSEGEQRGSTNGSLPGLPPVEEDDEVCPVECVTEFKTDEEFTRFLERSRATGALVVVDFFRPSCGSCKYIEQGFMKLCKGSGDHGSPVIFLKHNVIDEYDEQSEVAERLRIKVVPLFHFYKDAVLVESFATRDKERIIATITKYTSPDSAFKEP, encoded by the exons ATGAtcgcctccttccttcccctcccctcctccctctcccttctcctccccgcaACCACCTCCGGCCGCTCCTTCGCGCCCTACACCAGTAGCACCAACCCTTTCCCACGAGCCCcactccgcctccgccgccgccagatcTACGCCTCCGCGCCGACGGAGAGCAGCAGCGAAGGCGAGCAGCGGGGGAGCACGAACGGGTCGCTGCCGGGCCTGCCTCccgtggaggaggacgacgaggtcTGCCCGGTGGAGTGCGTGACGGAGTTCAAGACGGACGAGGAGTTCACCCGCTTCCTGGAGCGGTCGAGGGCGACGGGCGCGCTGGTGGTTGTGGACTTCTTCCGGCCGTCGTGCGGCAGCTGCAAGTACATCGAGCAGGGCTTCATGAAGCTCTGCAAGGGCTCCGGCGACCACGGCTCCCCCGTCATCTTCCTCAAGCACAAC GTTATCGACGAGTACGACGAGCAGTCGGAGGTGGCAGAGCGGCTGCGCATCAAGGTGGTTCCGCTGTTCCATTTCTACAAGGACGCCGTCTTGGTGGAGTCGTTCGCCACCAGGGATAAGGAGAGGATCATCGCCACAATTACCAAGTACACCTCACCCGA TTCAGCCTTCAAAGAGCCCTAA
- the LOC100829518 gene encoding uncharacterized protein LOC100829518 isoform X2: MRPSLPPRWRRRTWRKPTRPTCTGSSGNVIDLCLLIINQEDYDNLMKSLRENDPSWPSLMLKLCRALKTSDKLLSSANTNAEQLLQKVETLERVLERGDLVVGAIVETLEDHRPSKSKPPSK; this comes from the exons ATGCGTCCGTCCCTTCCTCCCCGTTGGCGGCGCAGAACCTGGAGGAAGCCGACCCGTCCGACCTGCACCGGCTCTTCGGG GAATGTAATTGATTTGTGCCTGCTAATCATCAACCAGGAAGACTATGACAACTTGATGAAATCGTTACGGGAGAATGACCCTTCATGGCCTTCCTTGATGCTGAAG CTGTGCAGGGCGTTGAAGACTTCAGATAAGCTGCTGAGCAGCGCGAATACGAATGCTGAACAGCTACTCCAGAAGGTTGAGACACTGGAGCGCGTCTTAGAGAGAGGAGATCTCGTAGTGGGAGCAATTGTGGAGACTCTTGAGGATCACCGGCCTTCTAAATCGAAACCACCTAGCAAGTAG
- the LOC100829825 gene encoding thioredoxin-like 4, chloroplastic isoform X1: MIASFLPLPSSLSLLLPATTSGRSFAPYTSSTNPFPRAPLRLRRRQIYASAPTESSSEGEQRGSTNGSLPGLPPVEEDDEVCPVECVTEFKTDEEFTRFLERSRATGALVVVDFFRPSCGSCKYIEQGFMKLCKGSGDHGSPVIFLKHNVIDEYDEQSEVAERLRIKVVPLFHFYKDAVLVESFATRDKERIIATITKYTSPDGLHSPCRQEEPQE; the protein is encoded by the exons ATGAtcgcctccttccttcccctcccctcctccctctcccttctcctccccgcaACCACCTCCGGCCGCTCCTTCGCGCCCTACACCAGTAGCACCAACCCTTTCCCACGAGCCCcactccgcctccgccgccgccagatcTACGCCTCCGCGCCGACGGAGAGCAGCAGCGAAGGCGAGCAGCGGGGGAGCACGAACGGGTCGCTGCCGGGCCTGCCTCccgtggaggaggacgacgaggtcTGCCCGGTGGAGTGCGTGACGGAGTTCAAGACGGACGAGGAGTTCACCCGCTTCCTGGAGCGGTCGAGGGCGACGGGCGCGCTGGTGGTTGTGGACTTCTTCCGGCCGTCGTGCGGCAGCTGCAAGTACATCGAGCAGGGCTTCATGAAGCTCTGCAAGGGCTCCGGCGACCACGGCTCCCCCGTCATCTTCCTCAAGCACAAC GTTATCGACGAGTACGACGAGCAGTCGGAGGTGGCAGAGCGGCTGCGCATCAAGGTGGTTCCGCTGTTCCATTTCTACAAGGACGCCGTCTTGGTGGAGTCGTTCGCCACCAGGGATAAGGAGAGGATCATCGCCACAATTACCAAGTACACCTCACCCGA CGGATTGCATTCACCTTGCAGGCAGGAGGAACCGCAGGAGTAA
- the LOC100829518 gene encoding uncharacterized protein LOC100829518 isoform X1 — protein sequence MRGVGGPLLTVSDLLSDLAVDGGSDHLEGGGDASVPSSPLAAQNLEEADPSDLHRLFGEDYDNLMKSLRENDPSWPSLMLKLCRALKTSDKLLSSANTNAEQLLQKVETLERVLERGDLVVGAIVETLEDHRPSKSKPPSK from the exons ATGCGGGGAGTCGGAGGCCCGTTGCTCACCGTCAGCGATCTCCTCAGcgacctcgccgtcgacgGAGGCAGCGACCACCTAGAAGGCGGAGGCGATGCGTCCGTCCCTTCCTCCCCGTTGGCGGCGCAGAACCTGGAGGAAGCCGACCCGTCCGACCTGCACCGGCTCTTCGGG GAAGACTATGACAACTTGATGAAATCGTTACGGGAGAATGACCCTTCATGGCCTTCCTTGATGCTGAAG CTGTGCAGGGCGTTGAAGACTTCAGATAAGCTGCTGAGCAGCGCGAATACGAATGCTGAACAGCTACTCCAGAAGGTTGAGACACTGGAGCGCGTCTTAGAGAGAGGAGATCTCGTAGTGGGAGCAATTGTGGAGACTCTTGAGGATCACCGGCCTTCTAAATCGAAACCACCTAGCAAGTAG
- the LOC100830132 gene encoding probable protein phosphatase 2C 15, giving the protein MSTRSKSATGSVGGGSGGGSTAGAGGSTVPLAVLLRREVVSERTAAERPELQHGLFSQAKKGEDFTFLKPECERHPGVPSSSFSAFGLFDGHNGSGAAIYTKENLLNNILSALPADLNREDWLAALPRAMVAAFVKTDKDFQTKARSSGTTVTFVIIDGLFVTVASVGDSRCVLEAEGSIYHLSADHRFDASKEEVDRVIEAGGDVGKLNVVGGAEIGPLRCWPGGLCLSRSIGDQDVGQFIVPVPLVKQVKLSTAGGRLIIASDGVWDALTAEVALNCSRGLPPEAAAEKIVKEAVHSKGLRDDTTCIVVDLVPEKGNLAMAPPKRQPGMGVFKNMFRKKTCSDSSSHSDREYMDPDIVEEIFEDECAFLSRRLDSEYPVRNMFKLFICAICQVELKPNQGISVHEDSSQPGNLRRWDGPFLCQSCQEKKEAMEGKRRSRDSSSRNSGSSE; this is encoded by the exons ATGTCCACGCGGTCCAAGTCGGCGACGGGGTccgtgggcggcggcagcggcggcggcagcacggccggggccgggggctCCACCGTGCCACTCGCCGTGCTGCTTCGGCGGGAGGTGGTCAGCGAGAGGACCGCCGCCGAGCGCCCGGAGCTCCAGCACGGCCTCTTCAGCCAGGCCAAGAAGGGCGAGGACTTCACCTTCCTCAAGCCCGAATGCGAGCGCCACCCCGGCgtcccgtcctcctccttctctgcGTTCGGC TTGTTTGATGGGCACAATGGGAGTGGAGCCGCTATTTATACTAAGGAGAATCTCTTGAACAACATCTTGAGTGCGCTCCCTGCTGATCTCAACAGGGAGGACTGGCTTGCTGCACTTCCAAGGGCCATGGTTGCAGCATTTGTCAAAACTGATAAAGATTTCCAAACAAAAG CACGATCTTCAGGAACTACTGTGACATTTGTCATAATAGATGGATTATTCGTTACCGTTGCATCTGTTGGTGATTCACGCTGTGTATTAGAAGCTGAAGGCTCAATTTACCATTTATCTGCTGATCATCGATTCGATGCCAGTAAAGAGGA AGTTGATCGTGTTATAGAAGCTGGTGGTGATGTTGGAAAGCTAAATGTTGTTGGTGGTGCTGAG ATTGGCCCCCTTAGATGTTGGCCTGGGGGTTTGTGCCTATCAAGGTCAATCGGAGATCAGGATGTGGGTCAATTTATCGTTCCTGTTCCTCTTGTGAAGCAAGTAAAG CTATCTACTGCTGGAGGCCGACTTATTATTGCAAGCGATGGTGTTTGGGATGCCTTGACTGCAGAAGTGGCTTTGAACTGTTCACGAGGACTTCCTCCTGAGGCTGCAGCTGAGAAAATTGTTAAA GAAGCAGTACATTCAAAGGGACTGAGGGACGATACCACTTGTATTGTCGTGGACTTAGTACCAGAGAAAGGCAACCTAGCTATGGCACCTCCCAAAAGGCAACCAGGAATGGGTGTTTTCAAAAATATGTTTCGCAAGAAAACATGTTCTGATTCATCATCTCATTCAGATAGAGAATATATGGACCCAGACATTGTGGAAGAAATATTTGAGGATGAATGCGCATTTCTTTCCAGACG GTTGGATTCTGAATACCCAGTTCGGAATATGTTCAAACTCTTCATATGTGCTATTTGTCAAGTAGAGTTAAAGCCAAATCAAGGGATATCCGTACACGAAGATTCATCCCAACCTGGGAACTTGCGTCGTTGGGACGGTCCATTCCTTTGCCAGAGTTGtcaggaaaagaaagaagccaTGGAGGGAAAGCGCCGTTCACGAG ATTCGTCATCGAGAAATAGCGGGTCAAGTGAATAG
- the LOC100829218 gene encoding transmembrane protein 50 homolog codes for MDNNNLAAAWVTMGPGAAGAVFGAGWWFWVDAVVCSAATVPFFHYLPGLFASFAALMFNCVKTEDINDNYYSPYDDSEWRLKLWLFISYVVSFVSLAASVGFLVQDALTDTGPSTWTGIAGVLQTVFVLFSGLMFWTCRFED; via the exons ATGGATAACAACAAcctcgcggcggcgtgggTAACCATGGGCCCtggcgcggcgggcgccgtATTCGGCGCCGGCTGGTGGTTCTGGGTCGACGCCGTCGTCTGCAGTGCCGCAACCGTCCCTTTCTTCCACTACCTCCCCG GGTTATTCGCTTCGTTCGCCGCACTCATGTTCAACTGCGTTAAGACGGAGGACATCAACGACAACTACTACTCGCCCTACGACGATTCCGAGTGGAG GTTGAAACTCTGGCTTTTCATTTCTTATGTGGTGTCCTTTGTTTCCTTGGCTGCGTCTGTTGGTTTTTTGGTCCAAGATGCTCTTACGGATACAGGCCCATCTACATGGACTGGCATTGCTGGTGTCCTACAAACTGTTTTTGTGCTATTCAG TGGATTGATGTTCTGGACTTGCCGTTTTGAAGATTGA